A window of Corythoichthys intestinalis isolate RoL2023-P3 chromosome 14, ASM3026506v1, whole genome shotgun sequence contains these coding sequences:
- the ndufv2 gene encoding NADH dehydrogenase [ubiquinone] flavoprotein 2, mitochondrial, translating to MFLSSLARSAVTQTVRGLHRSAARTGAGGIFVHRDTPDNNADTPFEFTEENKKRIEAIISMYPAGHKQAATIPVLDLAQRQYGWLPVSVMNKVAEVLEIPPMRVYEVATFYTMFLRQPVGKYFIQICTTTPCMLCNSDSILEAIKNKLGIKVGETTADKMFTLIEVECLGACVNAPMVQINDNYYEDLTPRDIEYIIDELQAGRVPPPGPRSGRFSCEPAGGLTSLTEPPKGPGFGVRPDL from the exons ATGTTTTTATCCTCTCTAGCCCGATCTGCGGTGACGCAGACG GTGAGGGGTCTTCATCGATCTGCCGCTCGCACCGGAGCTGGTGGCATCTTTGTG CACAGAGACACACCGGACAACAATGCTGACACACCGTTCGAGTTCACAGAGGAAAACAAAAAG AGAATTGAAGCTATCATTTCAATGTACCCCGCCGGCCACAAGCAAGCAGCAACCATCCCTGTACTGGATTTAGCCCAGCGGCAATATGGATGGCTCCCTGTCAGCGTCATGAACAAG GTGGCTGAGGTGCTAGAAATCCCACCTATGAGGGTGTATGAGGTCGCCACCTTTTACACCATGTTCCTGCGCCAACCCGTGGGCAAATATTTCATCCAGATCTGCACCACCACGCCATGTATGCTGTGCAACTCGGACAGCATTCTGGAAGCCATCAAGAACAAACTGG GTATCAAGGTCGGTGAGACAACAGCAGACAAGATGTTCACGCTAATCGAAGTGGAATGTCTCGGCGCCTGTGTCAACGCGCCCATGGTGCAGATCAATGACAACTATTAC GAGGACCTTACTCCACGGGATATCGAGTATATTATTGATGAGCTTCAAGCAGGCAGAGTTCCGCCACCAGGGCCCAG AAGTGGACGTTTTTCCTGTGAGCCTGCTGGTGGACTGACATCCCTGACAGAACCCCCTAAAGGGCCTGGCTTTGGTGTGAGGCCGGACCTGTAG
- the si:ch211-106k21.5 gene encoding leucine-rich repeat-containing protein 38 — protein MLGGWCTFVFPLLRLALAGDCLCPPATILSEFPSEVPTGVCCLNYSGSILRVVSWSLLTSHSGIQILDLSRCNITSLEVSTVGESLLEKVYLAHNRIAVLPPYFLAGQHRLELVDLSWNMLEELPEGFLQDSNTILQLDLQENRLRSLPASVLQRPLLRTLELDKNPWECSCSFLEVLETEKLARNLTCAAPWNLVGRMARSAKLSDVCRPASLTTLFVALPIFILATLLVCWCCGRKRREVPTLGASNKQTSARGIGSKGHSKLSQKSDDCIREGILIPASKILIPTDQDEAVQQKSVETPHLGSEGKGLSKSEPDAVSVTEVLKDSTDREKAYMTQSTQYYSLVPVIQLDDSDG, from the coding sequence ATGCTTGGTGGGTGGTGCACTTTTGTTTTTCCCTTGCTGAGGTTAGCACTCGCAGGTGACTGCTTATGTCCGCCAGCCACAATTTTGTCTGAATTTCCTTCCGAGGTGCCCACTGGGGTATGTTGCCTCAATTACTCAGGTTCCATTCTGAGGGTTGTGTCCTGGTCTCTTCTGACCAGCCACTCTGGCATTCAAATTCTGGATCTCTCCAGGTGCAACATCACCTCACTGGAGGTATCTACTGTGGGGGAATCCCTACTGGAGAAGGTCTATTTAGCTCACAATAGAATTGCAGTGTTACCCCCTTACTTTCTGGCAGGACAACACCGCTTGGAGCTGGTGGATCTGAGCTGGAACATGCTGGAGGAGCTCCCCGAAGGCTTTCTGCAGGACTCAAACACCATTCTACAGTTGGACCTGCAGGAGAACAGGCTGCGCTCCCTGCCGGCATCTGTACTCCAAAGGCCCCTCCTCAGGACTCTGGAGCTTGACAAGAACCCTTGGGAGTGCTCGTGCTCTTTCCTGGAGGTCCTGGAGACAGAGAAGCTGGCGAGGAACCTGACATGTGCGGCGCCCTGGAACTTGGTGGGTCGTATGGCGCGATCAGCCAAACTCAGCGATGTCTGTCGGCCAGCAAGCCTTACCACACTGTTCGTCGCGCTCCCAATTTTCATCCTTGCCACCCTGCTGGTTTGTTGGTGTTGCGGTAGGAAGAGGAGGGAGGTCCCAACATTAGGAGCATCCAATAAACAGACCAGCGCTAGAGGGATTGGATCCAAGGGGCACAGCAAACTATCACAAAAGTCAGATGACTGCATCAGGGAAGGAATTCTGATCCCAGCTTCTAAGATTCTGATACCTACAGACCAAGACGAGGCTGTCCAGCAAAAGTCCGTGGAGACACCCCACCTAGGGTCTGAGGGGAAGGGGCTCAGCAAGTCAGAGCCAGATGCAGTTAGCGTGACAGAAGTTCTAAAAGACTCAACCGACAGGGAGAAAGCATACATGACTCAATCTACGCAGTACTACAGCTTGGTGCCGGTAATCCAACTGGATGACTCAGATGGGTGA